The DNA segment gaaaaaaaaaaactatacaatttttttatggatttttaGAATTGATTCTTTTACTTGCCATCCAGTTTTATATTGATGTAGTAAAATTAAATCCAAATACCAATaagtgaataaataaatattatgttcggtaactttcttttttttaccTATTTAATAATGGTTGACacattataaatatatagttatatacTGCACATTTGGGTTAATAATTTAGCTAAATAGTGATGTAATAAATTCTAATAATTTGGCCTTTAGAAAGACTATAAGAAGGTATGAAGTGGAGGACTTTATGAGGATTTGAAGTATCATTTTCTGGCTGAGTAAATAAAGATAAGCAGCAGCAACCTACCTTAGCATGTTCCcctttagaaaaaaataaaacaagttaaCATGAAAACCTTAAAATTATTCAAACATGTACATTAAtgttagagggaaaccttaagTTATGAGGATATAGACAAATGAGGGCCCCCATAGTTTGGTTGTTAATATTTTTCCAAAGTAACATACTCCATACTCAACAACACTCGTATAACTATTTCCTTCTCCCTTTCAATTCAAGACACCAACCctctcttttctcttctctttcgtCACTTCCTCATCTCATAAGCTTTCTAAACCCATAAACACATAACCTTTATCACCAAAGTCCTTCTTCCGTTCATGCTCATCAAAATCAAACCACATTTATTAACTCATCTGTTTGATTTCTGCTTCATATATATCTCTCTGCTATGAAGAAGCTCTCTCCCAATCTTACTCGCGAGGATGGGCTCCAAACGGTGCTGGAGGTTCCCATCCCAGAAGAGATTTTCACCATCAGAAGCGGAACCAGCAGAGCTTGGCATAACATGAAGTCATGGATGAAGCCAAACGTTGAATCTTCTAGATCATCATCACTCTTTGGAGACCAAAATACTGATATCCAACTCCTGCTTGGTGTTGTTGGAGCGCCATTGATCCCTCTCCCTATCACCTCTCACAACCACCCCATCACCATTAAATCCCATAACATTGTTAGTAGTTACTGAGACAACATTCTCTATGTTTTCCACAAAACTTAGAAGCTGTTTTTCAATTTGGAGTTTCACTTCACTAATCGATGTTAATTTTTAATGCaaaactttattatttattactagtattattattattatgtcgATTACTGATATGAAACTCTAGTTCTCTAATTCTGATTGAAAAACAACTCCAAAAGTATATAAAGTATACTGTGCTAAGTTTTTTCTATGTAGTGTGTATGTATCTAAAGTTTGAATCTTTCATTGTGTGTTGTGAAGGAGGCTTCGATGGCGAAGTACATAGTGAAACAGTACGTGGCGGCTGTGGGAGGAGAGAGTGCTTTGAATTGGGTGGAAAGCATGTACGCGATGGGGGAGGTGAGAGTAGGGACATCGGAGTTTTCAGGAGGGGAAGAATGTACGAGTAAGAAGAAGATGGTGAAGGTGAAGAAGGTGAAGAAGAAAGGGGAAGTGGGAGGGTTTGTTGTGTGGCAGAAGAAGCCAGAACTGTGGTGTTTGGAGCTTGTTGTTTCTGGGTACAAAATCAGTGCCGGGAGTGATGGGAAAGTGGCATGGAGGCAAACACCTTGGCACCATTCTCATGCTTCTCGTGGCCCACCAAGACCACTTAGGCGTTTACTTCAGGTAATTTCACTTTAAATTTCACCAATATCTttatccttttctttttcagttTTTTCCCTTTAATTTAAGTTGTTAAATGCGTGAGAgtgtgtttatatatttgaCATAATGGAAAAAGATTAGTTATGCTTAGGATTTGATAGGTTATCTTCTAAACCGTGTTCTTGCACTAGTTGTTGTTTCCTCTTTGATTTGATTAGATTTGATTTCCTGAGTCACTCAAGTGTGAATCTGACTTGAATGTGTTGCATTCCCACTTCACttgcttttttctttttctagcAATTAGAATAAAGGTTTAGCTCCCTATAACATAAAAAAGCTAGTTTGAATATGTTTTCAAGCGCTGCCGAACCAAATCTTACTCACCCAAAACCAAGTGCTTCCCTTGCaaaaagaaacaccaaaactttttttttatagaaaaagtCAAATTACTTTCCTCATTGTTTTTCATAGAAATTAATAACTTAGCCCTCCCAGAATGCAATGGCGTCTACATTTATTAACAAAAGTCAACAATTTAATATGCAACTAGAAGAAAATTTCTTCCTTATTTAGTCATTCTAGAAGTCAATCATATCTATCTTGTTTCCTCAGTGCATGACAACTGGTTTATCCATTTTTTCAAGTCCTCCCAAGCCTTTCAACACGTAATGGCATTTAGGCATCTTTTGGCTATTACTAGGACATGAAGTATGACTAACAATAAGCATCATATGCATTATCTGTATGCGTGATTGACGTATGAATCATAATCAAACAACCATTCCATGCTTCTTAAGCCCATCTTTATTTCCACACTTTGGTtatgaattttatataattaatactgTCATCTATTCTATAAATCTTTGATAGTGAATGCCTTTTAAACAGGGACTTGATCCAAGGACCACAGCCAATTTGTTCAACAACTCCATATGCATAGGAGAGAAGACAGTGAACAACGAAGAATGTTTCATATTGAAACTTGAAGCTGATTCCAATTCACTTCACACAAGAAGTAGCAGCAACGTAGAGATTATTCGTCACACTTTGTGGGGCTACTTCAGCCAAAGAACAGGTCTCTTGGTTCAATTAGAAGACTCTCACTTGCTAAAACTCAAAACCACAACAAGTTATGCTATATTCTGGGAAACCAACATGGAGTCCCTAATACAAGACTACAAAACTGTGGATGGCATAAACATAGCACATGCAGGAAAAACTTGGGTGACATTGTCTAGGTTTGGTGAAGGCCCTGAGGGCCATTCCAAAACTAGAGTAAAAGAGGTTTGGAAGATTGAAGAAGTGGATTTTAACATCAAAGGGTTGTCCATTGATTGCTTCCTACCACCTAGTGATTTGaagaaagaggaagaaaaagtGGTACAAGACTGTACAATGCCTGCAAGCAATACAAAGTTACCTTACAAGATTCAATCTGCTTCTTTTAAGATTAATGTTTCCAAAGTAGCTGCTGTTAACGTGGATGATTCAAGTGGTACTGAAAGTGATGATGAAAAAGACATGTAAATCAGTACCTTCCATTTTGTAAGACCACACCAATTTCGAATTTGGTTCCTCTCCTGCATTTTTGGTGTTCTCTAGTGTACCTTCAAAAATATActgatttttatatattaaaatatattaaaaacttttttaatatattaaaatcagTATATTTTGATGACATATTAAAAGGGCAACACCAAAGATGTATCAGAAAATTTTATGGAACTTGGTGAAGCTTGTAGGAAATAGTTTACGATGAGactaaaattatttcttaaaagCCAAAACACAATTTAGTCTAATATTGGGTAATACTAGttcttatttatttgtatatttatatgaatactatttaataatattaaattagagTAATACTTATGTTGATGTCTATTTGAACTAGATATAAAATggaataaatgaataaataacaaaaattcaaatataaaagaaaggagaaataatttattttatcttgttttattttgtttctcatGGGCCAATATACACAATATTTCTTTTAGTTTCATTGTTCAAAGGATGAAGAACAAAATGAAACAATaaatacaagaataaaaaaaggaGAATATTTATAAGAAATGTCGTCATTgaaaggagaagaaaaaaataataataatgaagaaaaatgtgataaaaaatattcaaggAGCTAGATATAGTTCTGGTCACTTAGATTTGCTTTTTAATCGATTCGAAATTCTCTTTTTCTGCCAAAAATAGTAACCATCTCACATAATCTCCAATGCAGATATTCTTTTCGAGTGCTTAGATGtgtcttatttatttttactttttttaatttaagtatttatataattatttttctcttcaatCTAACCATACTTAAGTGAACCTCTACATATACATCACTTtgcataattaaattatttaaaagctACTTTTGAAACAGTGAATCACGCTTTATTAGATTACATATTCTTGGTAGAATGGAAATGGTTTCCCATCAAAGTAAATTCTTAGAGATGCTAAAATGGCTTATAGCCCAATTTCTCTTGGACCGAGTAAAAAGAGTTTTGCATAAGGCATTTTctccctccaccatatcaatttcagcATGCACCCAATCAGCtctagaaaatgacaaaaatagcCTTTTATATatgacgaaaataaccttacacaaaaatgaaaaaattatttttgaaacttttatctgaaatattttggatttcaatttttggaacatatttttgaaatctgaaattttttatccagaatgtatttttagttttgtgttcagaatttttttttcagcatgtatttttttatttctaaattataattattattttggattttttaatttaaaataagggcagttttggaaatttaaaaaattgatatggtggaggttaaaattgatatggtgcaggagggtagttttggaaattttttgaaaatttaaaaaattgatatgatggaggttaaaattgatatggtgcgaATAATTTGCCTTTGCataaaaatacaaagaaaaagccACATAACATACAGACTAGGATTGGCCCATAGGCTTTACAGTTTAACAAATTGATCTACTTTATAAgtaggcagtttcttcctgcaaccCTACATTTTCCTTCATccacccccacaattttgtaaatttcgAAACTGACCCCCATAATTTCGGGATTACCCCTACATTTTCCTTCATCCACCtccacaattttgtaaattccgAAACTGACCCCATAATTTTGGGATTTGGGAGTGTGCtatggattcatcaatccggaagtgAATCATGGTGCATTctggatgagggggtgttccggAAACAAAGTTTGCATGGGTGTTCCGAAAGCAAAgtttacataaattattgatttctggaTTGTTGAATCCAGAAGCTTAATTTCTATTAAGAATCGGTGGAtctagaatgattttttttaattatgaattccggaatgcatattttgaattatggattgggGATCCGAaatgattttttcaattatgaatattttgcattttttttattttgaattgacACTATTATTCATATACTACCAGAAATTAACACTATTATTCATATACTACCAGACTATTATTCATATACTACCAGAAGCATCAATCCAGAAGATTACCGGATGCGCCAAAAAAGCGTCAACCCAAAAATTTACCAAAAAAGCGTCAACCCAAAAATTTACCGGATTTCATAATTggaataaaaaaagaaaaataaataaaaataaatatacagtTTATAGAGGAACAGTTTTGTCTTTGTGCAACCTTGtgggggtgcagaaagaaactgCCTTATAAGTATTTTTCAAGAAAAACCATGTAGTACAGGGACGGATTCACAGTATGTCaagttcagaaaaaaaaaactttataataaatttaattgaaaagacatataataaaaaattatttaaaattacaaaaaaaaaaagtgtgaaataaattttatttctaattttattttataatatctgTTTGAGTTTAGAATGATTTGATATTTTAGATTTCGAAAAATTGAATAATGACATTTGAACAACTTAATTGCCATTACTAATGGATTAgaattttaaatctaataaGTGACTTGAGCTAACCTTTTACTGAAAATTCTGGTCGGaaataaaacagaaataaaGCAGTGACGGTTTATTGAAACATGTAAAGAAAAACTTGACACCCACAACATTAGAACTTCACATAACTATGATGCATGATGAGACAAAGGAACACGAAACACACAACATAGAAATACAAGGACACTACACAGAATATAGAATAAAGAGATATCTAGCCAGAGATTTGAATTGACTTCAGCTGAGGCCTCTTCTCTTCCTCTTTAGGTACAGTAACAGTGAGCACTCCATTTTCCATACCAGCCTTTATCTCTTCCATTCTTGCATTCTCGGGAAGCCTGAACCTCCTCACGAACTTCCCAGAGCTTCTCTCAACGCGGTGCCACCTATCATCTTTCTCTTCCTTCTCTCTGCTTCTCTCTCCACTAATCTGCAGCACCCTCCCTTCTTCCACCTCCACCTTCACCTCCTCCTTCTTCAACCCGGGAAGGTCCACGCTGAACACGTGAGCC comes from the Phaseolus vulgaris cultivar G19833 chromosome 8, P. vulgaris v2.0, whole genome shotgun sequence genome and includes:
- the LOC137826588 gene encoding uncharacterized protein, whose amino-acid sequence is MKKLSPNLTREDGLQTVLEVPIPEEIFTIRSGTSRAWHNMKSWMKPNVESSRSSSLFGDQNTDIQLLLGVVGAPLIPLPITSHNHPITIKSHNIEASMAKYIVKQYVAAVGGESALNWVESMYAMGEVRVGTSEFSGGEECTSKKKMVKVKKVKKKGEVGGFVVWQKKPELWCLELVVSGYKISAGSDGKVAWRQTPWHHSHASRGPPRPLRRLLQGLDPRTTANLFNNSICIGEKTVNNEECFILKLEADSNSLHTRSSSNVEIIRHTLWGYFSQRTGLLVQLEDSHLLKLKTTTSYAIFWETNMESLIQDYKTVDGINIAHAGKTWVTLSRFGEGPEGHSKTRVKEVWKIEEVDFNIKGLSIDCFLPPSDLKKEEEKVVQDCTMPASNTKLPYKIQSASFKINVSKVAAVNVDDSSGTESDDEKDM
- the LOC137826561 gene encoding 17.3 kDa class I heat shock protein-like, whose translation is MSLIPNILGGRRSNVYDPLSPDIFDPWGGFPFPSPHTPSFGGEGNAIANTRVDWKETAEAHVFSVDLPGLKKEEVKVEVEEGRVLQISGERSREKEEKDDRWHRVERSSGKFVRRFRLPENARMEEIKAGMENGVLTVTVPKEEEKRPQLKSIQISG